Proteins found in one Aethina tumida isolate Nest 87 chromosome 1, icAetTumi1.1, whole genome shotgun sequence genomic segment:
- the LOC109609663 gene encoding ejaculatory bulb-specific protein 3 produces the protein MRLSAVIILVVLGLVHAQNKYTNKYDNVDVDKILNNDRVLNNYIKCMLDEGPCTPEGRELKKTLPDALNSGCTKCTEKQRENTEKVIKHLMSKKSREWERLSKKYDPQGQFKKRYEEQLSSVKSA, from the exons ATGCGTCTCAGTGCTGTGATAATTTTGGTGGTCCTCGGCCTGGTCCACGCCCAGAACAAATACACCAACAAGTACGATAACGTGGACGTGGACAAGATTTTGAACAACGACAGGGTGctcaataattacattaaatgcaTGTTGGACGAGGGTCCGTGCACACCTGAAGGCAGGGAACTCAAGA aaacTCTGCCAGATGCATTGAACAGCGGATGCACAAAATGTACCGAAAAACAAAGAGAAAACACCGAGAAAGTAATAAAACACCTGATGTCGAAAAAATCACGTGAATGGGAGAGGCTGAGCAAAAAGTACGACCCACAGGGCCAATTCAAGAAGCGTTACGAGGAACAGCTGTCTTCTGTTAAATCAGCTTAA
- the LOC109609662 gene encoding ninjurin-2 isoform X3: MADAEKNTDQKSLDVNKYATKKTIAQGLLDVALLTANASQLKYVLQVGEKHEFYTLMLTLISISIILQIIICCLCVMLGSWLNINKDSHCPRADQFNDVLLCLNVVLVAINVLISSFDMRNSSDTGNVVTNLISNLGNIPGVGGGGGRAAVGVTPAPNATLL; this comes from the exons ATGGCTGACGCTGAGAAGAACACGGACCAG aagtcaCTTGACGTCAACAAGTACGCGACCAAAAAGACCATCGCCCAGGGTTTGTTGGACGTTGCCCTCCTTACAGCCAACGCATCACAACTAAAATATGTGCTGCAAGTGGGTGAAAAACATGAGTTTTACACCTTGATGCTGACACTTATCAGCATTTCGATCATACTACAG ATCATTATATGTTGCCTCTGCGTGATGCTCGGATCCTGGCTGAACATCAACAAGGACTCGCACTGTCCCAGGGCGGACCAGTTCAACGATGTGCTCCTGTGTCTGAACGTCGTCCTCGTTGCTATCAACGTGCTGATCAGCAGCTTCGACATGAGAAACAGCTCGGACACCGGCAACGTTGTCACCAATCTTATTAGCAATCTCGGGAACATACCCGGCGTTGGGGGTGGCGGTGGCCGCGCCGCCGTCGGCGTTACCCCCGCTCCCAATGCTACTTTGTTGTAA
- the LOC109609662 gene encoding ninjurin-1 isoform X2 has product MSVSPSPTRTKSLDVNKYATKKTIAQGLLDVALLTANASQLKYVLQVGEKHEFYTLMLTLISISIILQIIICCLCVMLGSWLNINKDSHCPRADQFNDVLLCLNVVLVAINVLISSFDMRNSSDTGNVVTNLISNLGNIPGVGGGGGRAAVGVTPAPNATLL; this is encoded by the exons aagtcaCTTGACGTCAACAAGTACGCGACCAAAAAGACCATCGCCCAGGGTTTGTTGGACGTTGCCCTCCTTACAGCCAACGCATCACAACTAAAATATGTGCTGCAAGTGGGTGAAAAACATGAGTTTTACACCTTGATGCTGACACTTATCAGCATTTCGATCATACTACAG ATCATTATATGTTGCCTCTGCGTGATGCTCGGATCCTGGCTGAACATCAACAAGGACTCGCACTGTCCCAGGGCGGACCAGTTCAACGATGTGCTCCTGTGTCTGAACGTCGTCCTCGTTGCTATCAACGTGCTGATCAGCAGCTTCGACATGAGAAACAGCTCGGACACCGGCAACGTTGTCACCAATCTTATTAGCAATCTCGGGAACATACCCGGCGTTGGGGGTGGCGGTGGCCGCGCCGCCGTCGGCGTTACCCCCGCTCCCAATGCTACTTTGTTGTAA